A segment of the Triticum urartu cultivar G1812 chromosome 1, Tu2.1, whole genome shotgun sequence genome:
tccctccccccccccccccccccccccccccccccccccccccccccccccccccccccccccccccccccccccccccccagctcCCTTTCTTGTAATATGTGAGGCTTTGTTGGTTATCACTTGTATATGTAATACCAGTACCAGGCTATCTTTGTTATGTCCGGCTGGCTGCATTTTCAGCTATCAGTATAACTATTCTTTCACAGATTAACGAGCATTATTCTTTTCAGGCAGAGCCGAGATTTCTGTGGAATAGCTACTTGTTGGAACCTCTAATTGAGAACAAAGTAAGATCAGTCTTGCCATTTAGTTGGGTTTTCAGTTTTAAAGGAGTTATAACCAATATCTGCAGAGTATTTGATTCCTGCCTTTTTCCTTTTACAGCTGGACCAGTATTTGTTGCCAGTCATTCAAGGCAGTATCCTTGTCTTACATGTCATTTACTCTTTGTAACGGCCAGATATATAAGATGATGTATTTTTATGTGAAACTTAATGAGCCCTATAGTGTGAGTTACTACAACTTAACTAAATATCAGGTTTTCAGAATATCCAGGCAGAAGTTGGGTCAGAGAAGGTAAATGTGACCCTGATAGCACGTAGGTGCACAGGGAGGATAGGTGAGGTTTACGAGACATCAAAATAAGATTATTCACAAGTTTCCTTCAAATATATAATGTTATATCCTGATTTCTTGTTCTCGAGAAACTCGATGCCCTATGATCGAACAACACCTCATGAGGCTATTATATTGAAGGTACTCGTATGTGGAGAAGAGGAGCTGATCCAGAGGGTTATGCTGCAAACTTCGTTGAATCAGAGCAGATAATGCAATCAAAAGGGTATACAGCATCCTATGTACAAGTAAGTTTCTTCAGACATACAGACAGCCTCTTTATTACCCTTTCTTTTTGTATAAGCACTAATAGTCTCATTAGTTGGTTCTTGGTTCCGAAAAAAGTCAAAAAACTTTAACCACCTCCAAACATTAACAAATTATATGTTTTGTAGGTTCGAGGTTCTATGCCATTCTTGTGGGAGCAGATTGTTGATTTGACATACAAACCTAGCTTCGACCTTGTTAGACAAGAGGAAGCGGTGAACTCTCTCAACTTGTGCTTTGTTTTATTGACGTTGGTCAGCAATCCAAGCTGCGTTTACTATTTTCTTTCCTCTTAATTTGTCTTGGGCTTCTTTCTATCTTTCTTCAGCCTAGTGTACTTGAGAGGCACTTCAAAGACTTACAAAAGAAATATGGAGCTGTCTTGGCTGTTGATCTTGTCAATACAGTAAGTACTGTGCTCTTGGCCTTCTAGCTCAACCAGTGCTCTGTTCAAGCTAAGATATATTTGCTTCAGAAAATGCCATCACACATTGCTTCTGCTCCTGGTTAAGGTGTTTAATTTACAAAATTAGATTCAAATTCTTTATTTTAAAAATCGACGATTCTCAGTCACTTGTAACATGCGTGCTATTTCTTTCTCTGGCATGATTTATTCCTTGACATGGAATTAATTTACCTGTTCAGCTTATGTTGCGGATTGGTAAAAAATAATACTTGATGAAGTGATTGTTGACGGATTTTTCTTTCAGACAGAGCATGAGTAGCACATTCTTTCCTAATGAGTCTGGCTTGTTAACTTTATTCTGTTTTCCATGTAATGTTCATCTTGTACCTCTCTTTTTCCTGTATGGCTATATTCAGCAAGGTGGTGAAGGCCGACTCCATGAAAGATATGCAAAATCTATCGAACCAATTCTCAGTGAAGATGTAAGGTAATGCTTTATTTTGCTGTTTCTATCTACTGTAGAGTTATCATATCGCGTCTTAGTAGCTAAATGTGTATCTAAGCTTGTCTTCTGCAGATATGTGCATTTTGACTTCCATCGTATTTGTGGCCATGTTCACTTTGAGCGCCTCTCACAGTTGTATGAGCAAATTGAGGATTACCTGAAGAAACACAAGTATGTTGCCAGAAGATATACTATTTTCTGTTCCATCTTCCATGGCATACTGCCAATCACTTTTGTACATTTAAGTTTGGTTTTACTTTTCTATTATTGTATGTTTTCCCCCTCTCTGAAAGGCTTTGGTATGATCTGCTTGCTCCTTGAAAATTACAATCTCTTAACAGTTGATATGTTTTTTCTCCTTTTTCTGCAATCAGGCAATCTCTTAACCATAGAGATTGATCTATGCTTATTCCCTTAAAAATTACACAAATCTTAAAGCAGGAATAGGGTTGATATGATCTGCTTGCTCCTTGATGTGTTCCAAGATTTGTACAAGTAATATTTAAGCCGGGGATGTAATTGTTAATCGGTTAGCTTTGCTTGCTACTAAAGTGGCATAATCTATTTATGGTGCTTGGTTATTCACATTACAATATAAAAAAGCGATACCATCATACCCCCAGTCATCTTGTTAGCGAACAACTTATTTTTCGACTCCACTTCTAAGGTTTCGGTATTGGTTGGAGCCTTGAAGGCACTAGTGCATCTGCCTCAAAAGAGCTACATCGTATATGCTGTTTTTGGTAAAACAGAGTTCCTGGCAGAACATGAAAATTGAATCATGTCTACAGTTGTACTCTTAGTGCTGTCCTGTGTAGCTGTTTGAGTTTTTTTCGTCTTAGGAAGAAAAGTGAAGAACAATTTGTGGTTTTATGTACATCCATCTACTATGTTCCCTTGTGCTTTATATTAGAGATTCTTATATCCTTCGATGGTATCTTTCCTTCTCATGGTATTGCTAACAATGTTGTGCTAAAGGTACTTCCTGTTGAATGAGAAAGGCGAGAAAATTCAGGAGCAGCTCGGCGTTGTCAGAAATAATTGTATTGATTGTTTAGATCGTACCAATGTAACTCAGGTACATCTTTCCAACTTCCAAGTACAGTTTTTATTTCCTTATCATATGAATCTCAATTTTAACAACAGGTCTTGTAATCCAATAACACTTTAATTAATTCACTTGGCACGACTGACATTATTTTTACATGGGCTATTGTTTAGCAAACAACTTGAGTCCAATATGTAGGATCAAGGATGACAATATGAGCGTTGGGGGTGGGAATAGAAGACTTCTAAAACCTTTTAGCAATTTTTTTGTGCGAAAAACTCAAGAAAATTAGTTTTGTGCCATTTGATGCCTTCATAATCTGGTATTTGCTAAGTGCATGGTGCACCAACACCCTATTTCTAGGATACTAGGTCGAGGCTATCCTAGGGTTACAAGCAAGCAGACAATGCAATTCTAGAAATGCAAAAGCGCAAAGTAAAAGACAAGAGATAAATCACACAAGGAGACAATAAACAGTTTCTTATGGTAATCGGGTTCTTGTTGGTATTCCCTAGTCTACATTGAGGGCAGGCGAACTGAGCTTGCTAAGGTTGCTGCTGCTCCACGCCAGGGATGGCCAGTACCAAGTCACTCACAATTCTGCAGTAGTGGTCCTGCGTCGAGAATTAGGATGGTTCTTTCCAATCAAGTTATCTATTTCCCTAAATAGTGTAATTAGTTACCTAGGATACAAATTAATTGTTTGATATATTTATCATTACCTAGTTTATATTGAGATCGATTCTGTCGAGAATTGTTAGGAGGAGAGTCATATATATAATGGGGCCATGTTATCACTAGTATTTCTCATCTCCAAGGCTCAACATGTTTGGTAGACAAATCCCTTGTCCCTATCTTTGTGGTGTGGTTAACTGCATGACAGGGTCACCCTGCTTAGCTCACAGTCATGGATAACTAGGCATTATATTTACTTCTATCTTTATAAATTCTTCTGTCATGGATTAGTCTGTTACTAccgttctttcttttgttttatATATCTCTTCCGTCTGTCCAACTTTCAGTTCTTATCTGTATATCTTAACTTTGCTGATAATCTCTACTATGACAAAACAGAGCATGATTGCGAGAAGAATTCTGGAGAGCCAACTTCAACAAATAGAAGTTTTTGGTGTTAACGATACAATAACCAAGTATCCAGCTTTTGATGCAAGCTACAAAGTTTGTGAGTATTATGTTCACATTTACTAGCCTGGTTTTTTCTTATTTGTATGTCTCCCATGCTTTTGTATATTTAAAAGGTGTTGCTGAAATAGAAAAATCATTTTCCAGTGTGGGCCAATCATGGAGATGCAATAAGTATTCAGTACTCCGGAACTCCTGCTTTGAAGGGAGATTTTGTTCGGTAATTTCTATACAACGCAATTTGCATGTTCTCATTATAAGTGCAATATATTTACATCTATTGCTAGTCTTAGTTCCCCCCTTTTCCAGAAAGACTGAGAACTACTCAGTTCCGTTCCAAAAAGGAATATTAGTATTTTCACCACCTTGATTATGTTCACAGCTGAACCACTTGCAGCAAATCTCCATAGTCTGTACCAGTTTCACTGAGATAACGAGAAACCGTaaagatatactccctccgtcccataatgtaagacgttttgcAAACTAACATAGCTTACAAAAGCGTCTTATATTATGGGGCGGAGGGAGTATTTTACTAATCTGTGGTGCAAACTCCCCATCATTGTGGCAACTGAATACCCTTTGGGTAGTGTCTCTTTGTTAACGTCAACACCTATTAGAGCAAATGGGCCTAAGATAACAGATAACTATCGTTGAGAGATATGCTTCTGTTCTTGGAACTCTCCTATGTTACTGCTACTTATTGTAAGCTCATTTTATTGCCTATATGAACACTTCTGCTGAAACATAGTGGTGATAATATACTTTTTGTCTCTGTATTTTACATTAATTTTTTGTCTACAAGGTACGGGAAGCGAAGTGCCCGGGGAATTTTAAATGATCTCCAGTATTCACTTGCTAGATACTACTTGAACAACTTCGCAGATGGGACGAAGCAGGTATGCAGCTGAGCTTTTATGCATGTGAGACTCGTGAGTATGTCACTTTGTCAGTAGCCAAGTAAATTCACGATTGAGACTTTGTCGATTCGTCATCTTGATGGTGCACAAACGTCAAACTATTGGTAGCTTATGGTGACATCTAGTTGTTCATTGAATAGTGCGAATGCAACTAATTACATATCATGAAATCTGCTGGACACATGGAAAAAATGTACTATAAATGGACTATTATGTTTGAAGAGGGTCTTGTTGGCCAAACAAGCATCCTTCGTAATTTTGTGTTGCTTACGTTTCCAAAATTCGGACATCATGCGGGCAACATTTGTTGAACTTACTTCCAGTAAAAAAACTGAACTGGGATGCAAGTGCCTCATTGTTTATTTATATCTATTTGTTTGTTGTCCTTTATAGGATGCCATGGATCTTCTTCAAGGACGTTACATCACATCTGTTAGTCGAGACATGGCACCTCCAACAAAAGCAGGATTTGTAGAGAGCTATGCGGTGAGTACAATTTTACTATTGCTTCCGTTCTTACCTGTCAGATTGTGAAGTTGTTCATTGAAAAATGAAAATGCCTATTTAGTAGTATTCTAGTATTGGTCAACTCTGGAATATCTCTGATATGTACCTGGCCTTGTGGGTGTGCTGGTACTAGGCACATGATTGCAGGCACATGGTACTCACTTTAGCATATAGTTATGTATGGTACACAGCTAGAATGGATACAGAAACGGGTTTCATCTCTTTTCCGAATAGAAAAGATCTCTCACTTGTGCTATTCCTCTTTTACAGTCCGCCCGCCTTGCTTTTGCATTGGTTTCCGGAGCTTTTATGTTCATGATGATGTCACTGAGACATGGTAAGATTTCTCAATCTGCTGACAGCCTGAAATATGTGCTTGCTATGATTTGCTTGCATTCTGTCAACTAGTGCTTGCTATGATTTGGTTGGCTGCTTCTGATAATTATGTCAACTAGTACTTGCTATGATTTGCTTGCATTCTGTCAAGCAGAAACTTTTGAAGTCTGTTTTTTGAGAACTCTTTGGGTGCAATGCTGGACGCACAACTTTTGCCCCTAAATAATTGTATTGCACTGGTAAAAACTAGCATGTTTTGCCAAAATCCAGTTTGGGCAAGTTTCTTGCAGTTCTTTTCATATTTTAGTGGATTAATAGATATGTCAACTAGTACTTGCTATGATTTGCTTGCATTCTGTCAAGCAGAAACTTTTGAAGTCTGTTTTTTGAGAACTCTTTGGGTGCAATGCTGGACGCACAACTTTTGCCCCTAAATAATTGTATTGCACTGGTAAAAACTAGCATGTTTTGCCAAAATCCAGTTTGGGCAAGTTTCTTGCAGTTCTTTTCATATTTTAGTGGATTAATAGATAAGAGTCATGCTGTTACTACAGTAAGCCCGGTGGGGTTTACATACTTCCAGCTGTGCCACCCGGAAAGATTTTTTTGCCCTAACTTACACATATTAATATTTTTGTAACCATCCTTGATTGTGTTGCCTACTCAAGATAAAGAACACCCATAATAATACATAAAAAATCTTGATTGATGCATGTGTCAAGTGCGTGTCAAAGCTCCAGTGGATGCTACCATAGCATTCGTTATATACTTGGTATCATAACAGTTACGGCTATCTGTATCAGTTTGCAAGTCGTAACTCAGTTCTCCTGGGTGATTGTAACAAAAATGACATGTTTATCCCTTGATGGGAAATGTATGCATATAACTCAGCTGCAACCTCGGTTGTCCTGGTTGATTGTACCATACATAGATGTCAATTTGGAGAATGCATGGATGCATACAACTCAATTGCAATCTCTCTCTTTGCTGCAGCTCGGCATGATGCTCGTCATTTATTGCTGTCACTTCTCTGGGCTGGTCTTTGCATCGGGATCACACACTTTGTGAGAAGCAATGGCCGGGTATTCACGAACCGGCCCCGTGCCCACAAGTCGTCACACCCTTGATGGAAAGCAGGCGGGGTGATAGATTATCATTCGTTCATCAAACAATGGCAGTACTCCACTTTTTTCTATGTAGAGATGTAATTTGTGTCCATCCCTTTCTCCTGAAGATTGTGTTCTATTATCTATCTATATTCTTTGTTCTATTTGCAACAATCACATTTTCCAGTACCAGGACATAGTTACAGCTTCCCGCGATAAAAGGATATAGAGATACGGCTTTCCGGTGTATTTTTGCCAAAGTGGCGAAGTGATGTTGCGCAGAGCTTTTCAGTTATGCCAATTGAGATTTGTTGTTTCTGTACAATTTGCAACAATCACATTTTCCAGTACCAGGACATAGTTACAGCTTCCCGCGATAAAAGGATATAGAGATACGGCTTTCCGGTGTATTTTTGCCAAAGTGGCGAAGTGATGTTGCGCAGAGCTTTTCAGTTATGCCAATTGAGATTTGTTGTTTCTGTACAATTTGCAATGATCTTGCAAATGATATTAATTTTTGCCGTCTTGTGATTGAAATGCAGTGCCTCCTGTGTGTATGGCAGTTAGCTGTAGCTCACTCATACACGAGAGGGACGGCATATGCACGTGTCATTTCCATGACGATTTGGCGTCGGAATTTTTTTTGTGTGCATGGTTTTGGGGGCAGAATAAGAATTATACATATCTTACTGTGAGATTCAGCTACGGTAATGTAGCTAAATGTCATGGGGTGGGGCCAGTACGAAGTTAGATTTGAAAAAAACAAACGCAAAAAGGCGACTCGACTCCGCTGGGGATCGAACCCAGAATCTCTGGTTTCGTAGACCAGCGCCTTATCCATTGGGCCACGGAGTCCTGGATGATGCTAAAACACATGCACGGTTATAGAGCTACTATAATGAGCAGGGGAAACCCCCCAAAAAGCAAGAGTGCTTAACGCTATGTGAAAGAAAAAGTATCCATGAAAGAGTTGGGATGAGCAGCTGGTTAACCAAACGTTCTGGCAAGTGGATGTTCGAAGGATTTTGGCCATTCCACTACCATTACATGAGATGACAGATTTCCTGGCATGGAACATGACAAAGTCAGGGACTTTCACGGTGCGATCTGCATACCATACAGAATGGGATGGCGCGCGCTCCAGAGTGCTATTCCCTGTCGATCTATCCTGGCTAATAAGCACTTGAAAATAAATCCGAGTTGCCCAGCCTGTAACTAGGGGCCTGATGACATAAGACATATGTTGTTCGAATGCAAATTGGCAATGGACGTGTGGAAAATGCTCGGTCTTGAGCTTGTTATCAAACAGGCACTGAAAGTTGACAAGGCAGGTGAGCTTGTGTTGGCACATCTTCCGTGCCTTCCAGAACAACAAATCCAAGCGTTGGGCTTGCCGAAGTTCAGAGAAACGATGGCAACGACGGCTTGGTATTTATGGTATGAAAGGCGAAAATTGACACATGACGAAGAAACTCAAAATGCATATCAAATCAATATGTCAGTGAGAGGCTTAATAGCAAATTATACCATCTCTTACAGCCCAAAGGCTCACATCCGTTCAGATGCTTAGTTGAAACCAAAGTATGGTTACGTGAAATTAAATGTTGACGCGGGATTTGATAGTGACACACTCGCAGCAACATTTGGAGCAGTTATCCGGGACCATAGGGGGAAATTTATAGCGGCTGCTAATGAAAAGATGGACCTTTGCTTCGACTCGTTCACAGCAGAAGCAATTGCAGTGAGGTTTGGTTTGAATCTTGCTAATACTGTCGGATGTAGTAAGATTGAAGTGAATTGGGATAGCGTGGAGGTGGTGAATGCGTTGAGCCAAGGCTACTCTTCTTCAGTCGCTTCATCCATTATAGACGACTGTTATTTCATGTCATTAGGTTTTTCCCATGTCATTTATGATCATTGTAATAGGGAACGTAATCGAGTAGCTCATGAACTAGCAAGGTTAGCTAGGTTTTCTTCTCCGAGTGTTTGGATGGATAACACCCCTAATGAGGTTATCCCTTTACTTGTAGACGCTACTACTTTACTTATGAATGAATAAAGGAGAAGAAGTTTATCAAAAAAAAAGTATCCATGAAATTGTACATATATGTGTAAGTCTGGAAGCAACAGTCATTTCTTTAACGTGAATAAAACATACTGATATATATATTGGGCACATGAATTAACGGTGTGAGTGAATTCCCCACATTGCGTACCTGTTTTGTTCAAAAGGGCACTAAAAAACACCATCTTTTCCTCCCGAAAAGAAGGCATGCAAGCACAGGAGAAACCCAAAAAGAAACAAAGTctttcctcacacttttttttaTAAGAACATCCATGACCTGTGATCAAGTGTGGAGTTGTACATACATTTAGGAAACACGTGCATGCACCGTGTCAAATAAAAAACATTTTTTGTGATTTTATAAATGTAAAAAAAATATTTTTCACATTGGACACAAGAATGAGGAGTGTCCGTGAATTCTCCACATTGCCCATCTCTTTCCTTCACAGATCACCTTAATTTCCATCCCAAAGCAAAGCATGTAAGCACAAGAGAAGTTGGAAAATATATAGTACAATCTCCAGTCCCTAACATTCTGGTAAGAACATTCAGAAGGTGTGCTTAATCATATATAAGAACTAGCAGCTTGCATAAATTAGAATGGTCCTTAGCCAGTTAAGCTCATTTGCGATACAACTGAGGTTATTCTGTTTCTACACCATGTTACCAACCTAATAAATTGTATTGTAAAACAGACACAAACACCCACAACCTTAACAAGTTTCTTGTCAGCTAGAACCTGAATAATTAACAAGTTTCTTGTCTATGCTCAAAAGAGGGGAGAACTGGAAGTTTTGAGTAGCATGCCACATAATAAAGGTAGTTAGTACGACAACCATCTTCGATCTCGCTAAGTTTCCCAGTGATGATGTTGTACGAAAAAAGCTTCATTTGAACCTTGTCAACAAGGAAGAGAGCCTTTCTTTCCGAATCAAGAGCGACAATCTGATAATCACACCAACGGAACCAACCCTCAGCACCACCGTGAAGCAACTCGCCCCTTCCAAATGGATTGCCCATACTAAGACGACACTTCAAAGACCATTTGTAGGAATCACAAGTATCAAGATTGAAAACTGCAACTGTATGACCACTCTCCTCTGGAAGTGCACACTGCAAGAACCCTGATGATTGACCAAAACAACCAGATACGAGATCCGAATGGCCATGCGGCAACTTCATAGTAAAATGACGGGGTGGTTTGCCAGAACCCATTACCTCCAACCCCAGAATTTCATCCCCGCCTGTGTGCATGTACAACACTCCTCCTATAAAGTGGTGTTGACTACAAGTTCTACAACTGTCTATAAAAGGACTCCATGCAGCATCCACAATCCATGTGGATAGGTCAGACGAGAACACCTCAAATTTACTCATATCGAGTGCCCAAAAACCATGAAACTTAAATACATGGAACTGTGCCGACCATGATGGATCGAAGGCCAAAAAAGCATCACAGGCGAAGTCATCTGGGCCAAGGTGAATATCAGGA
Coding sequences within it:
- the LOC125529224 gene encoding phosphoinositide phosphatase SAC7-like produces the protein MDAAKDPNPSCKLHTRLRLWEFADRYIFEPIDGLADLYLSVSRAGGSMNLVEELPPRSPSTNPKVQTVYGVIGVLKLAVGSYFFVVTDRDCVGSYLGHAIFKVTGLKVLRCNDSLNTSSEQKKMESEISELLDAAEKTMGLYFSYDINLTLNSQRLYDVDDEFKSRPLWRQAEPRFLWNSYLLEPLIENKLDQYLLPVIQGSFQNIQAEVGSEKVNVTLIARRCTGRIGTRMWRRGADPEGYAANFVESEQIMQSKGYTASYVQVRGSMPFLWEQIVDLTYKPSFDLVRQEEAPSVLERHFKDLQKKYGAVLAVDLVNTQGGEGRLHERYAKSIEPILSEDVRYVHFDFHRICGHVHFERLSQLYEQIEDYLKKHKYFLLNEKGEKIQEQLGVVRNNCIDCLDRTNVTQSMIARRILESQLQQIEVFGVNDTITKYPAFDASYKVLWANHGDAISIQYSGTPALKGDFVRYGKRSARGILNDLQYSLARYYLNNFADGTKQDAMDLLQGRYITSVSRDMAPPTKAGFVESYASARLAFALVSGAFMFMMMSLRHARHDARHLLLSLLWAGLCIGITHFVRSNGRVFTNRPRAHKSSHP